AAAAAAAATACCCTTAATGATAGAAAGGGAGTTAGCTGAGTCCCGGTGATATTTTGGGTGTgatgtgatttttcttttttttattgtgtagTATTTGAATATTTTGCTGTTCAAAGAGACAAGGTTGGCATTGCTCAGAGGAGAATCCCCTTGAGGTCTCAGTTCATAGAATAAAAGCATGTTTGCTATGTAATTACATAGGATGAGGCATAATTggggaaaatgagagaaaaatgagGAGTCATGTTTTCTACATGATAGTGTATATTGTTGAATATAGCAGCAGATAGGTCATTGATGTATAAATGGAAGAGAGTGGGATGAAAAGCACTCCATCTATGTATGTCACTATGATACCTGTCTGATAAGACAGGTACCATAGTACCTGTTGATGGGTGGAACTCATAGGTGGGAAGTTTTGAGAGGATTTTTGCATTGCAGACATGGTGAAAAGTTTTGCTGACATCTCGAGTAACAATATTGCTTTCACCAAATTTCTTTAAAGAAAGAATCCCACAGGTGAGGGACATAAAAATGATTTGGTCACTAAGGGATCTGGCTCTGCAGAAGCCATACTGGTGGCCATTcatgagtaagaaagagagagagagactcaaggTGCCAAAGAAAGGTTAATGGTTATCTCCAATACCTTGGAGATGCTAGAAATGAGAGCAATGGAAAGATAACTAACAGGGTCAGAGAAGTTACCTTTCTTTGGAATGGGAAGCAATGAAGTGTGCTTCCAAATGTctggtagagagagagggagagagattataGTATTTGCTGAGTGTAGGGGAAAGTTCTGGAGTGCAATGTTGAAGCATAATGGAAAGGACATTGTCAGGGCTGACAGGTTTGTTGGTTTGAAGCAGCTGGGGGTATTTCTGAATTTGGTATGTGCATATTTAAAGTGGGAACCTGGTGGAGTGGAGAGGAATTTGGAAGAGATCATCCAAGAGTGTGTTGTGTGGGATCAAATGCAAAGGGAGTCATGAAGGTGGACAATTTCTCAAACAAGATACAGCATACAGAGCCATCATTGTTGTTGAGAGGAGGAGGAAACGAGGACTTTCAAAATTATTGGAGATTCTTCTGATCCCAAATCAGAATATTCAGCTCCAGTTGTGAGGCAGCAAAAGCTTGACAGCCATGTAATGCACAATGCCATCGAATTTTGAGGGAATCGGTAAAAGTCTGCAGTTGTTATAGAAGTTGCTTTTCACCAACAGCTGTAGTACAATTATGAGGGAACTATTTGAGGGACTTGATCTGGTGGGGGCTGGGGTGACGTGGGGGTGATGGTAGTAATGGTAAAATTGGTActacttgtggtggtggtggtggtgccactgTATGTCAGAAAAATTTCTCATGGAATTTAACATTCTCAATTCCTGTGAAATGAGAAAGAACAACTTCTCTAGAAAGTGTTAATTCCTAGAGACCAGCAATGAGAATGGATAAGTCTACCTTGGCAATCAAGAAGGTAGGAAGACAGGAAAAAGATTCAAcgaattaaaatttattgatgCAAACAGAAAtgtgagagaatgaaagagagagaggggggaggagggagaacaaaagagaattgtggaaaactaTTTGTCGTATCTGATATTAAAGTTATTATTTGACCTTGACTCTCTCTGATGACATGAACCTCTGATCAAATCCCATTCCAGCTGTTACCATCCTGTCTTTATTAGGTTTTCTCTTTTGCCTGCACAATATATCGAAGGTCATATTCTCCAGTGTATCCTTCCTCTCGGTGTTTTCTGGTTGGCTCCTTTCATATGAATCTCTCAATTCATATGCTCCATTATCCAGTCAGAATGGAAAGCAATACTGCTGAACACATTGATATCACTGTAGCAATCAACTCCAAACGATGTTATTCCAGCCAAAACCATGTCCCCATTGGCATCTGGACAATAAAGAGGCCCACCGGAATCGCcctagaaaaattaaatgaagggattgaatcatcatgatcattgtcattttcactaccaccactaatatactaaatatttaattaaatataattattattatctaattaaatatatctattaatatatataattaatacactTAAAGAAATTGCAGTTGATGAGCAAGTCCAAGGCTTCTCAACAGCATGGTGCACACATGACTGAGtaattaaaaagcttgcttttcaactatGTGATTGGGGTTTGATCCCTGAGCATGGCACTTTAGGTGAATGTCTTCTTCCATAGCCTCAGTTTGACCAAAATCTTGCGAGTGAAGTTTGGTAAAgagaaactatatggaagccttTTGTAGAAACCATTCCTGTCAGAGGGCCCATTCCTGTCAGAGGGACCATTCCAGTTAGAGGGGCCATTCCTATCAGAGAGACCATTCCTGTTGAAGGGCCCATTCCAGTCAGAGGAGCCATTCCTGTCAGAGGGACCATTCCTGTCAGAGGGGCCATTCCTGTCAGAGGGACCATTCCTGTCAGAGGGGTCATTCCTGTCAGAGGGACCATTCCTGTCAGAGGGGCCATTTCTGTCAGAGGGGCCATTCCTGTCAGAGGGACCATTCCTGTCAGAGGGGCCATTCCTGTCAGAGGGGCCATTCCTGTCAGAGGGGCCATTCCTGTCAGAGGGACCATTCCTGTCAGAGGGGCCATTCCTGTCAGAGGGGCTATTCCTGTCAGAGGGGCCATTCCTGTCAGAGGGTTCATTCCTGTTGTTGGGAGGTGAACTTCATTTGTCAGTCAGTAGAACACCACCACCCAAACCCTTAAGGACCTTCAGCAGAGTTCAACCTGTTGCAAACATTCAGACCAGGCTGCCTACCAAAAGACAACTTCCTGCTCTCCTCCTACAAGTTACATGGACCCCTAAACAGGGTCCAGCTACTGACCTTACTCCTCCATCTAaagcattaaagaaaaaaaagatttcataAACAAACTCCTTACCTCTAGAAATAATTTCCAATCCAAATTTATtcttaattattgattaatttaatAGTCTTCATTAAACTTAATTATCAATTCTaaatttgttctttctttcctcaGAATTAAGTGTGTAGCGGCCAGCATTCTTGCCAAACAGAGTTCAAAGTTACAGCATGGCTGATTCACATTGTCACTTTGTGCTTCACTCACTCACACCAACTGGCTACGATTCCAGCCTCAGAGACATGCTCTGTCCCCTCTTTCTACCCCTTATAACACTACAACAATGACTCCTGATCTAACTTCTTGCATGCTCCCTCCATTTAGGACAACACAACTCCCCACCCCCACTCCTCCTACTCTCACACCAACTAAGCTTCCCCACCCCACTCCTCCTACTCTCACACCAACTAAGCTTCCCCACCCCACTCCTCCTACTCTCACACCAACTAAGCTTCCCCACCCCACTCTCCTACTCTCACACCAACTAAGCTTCCCCACCCCACTCCTCCTACTCTCACACCAACTAAGCTTCCCCACCCCACTCCTCCTACTCTCACCAAACTGTCTAGAATTCCTTCTCCtcccattttgttgtttttgttgctgttgtttatcacAAGATTAATTCTGATCAACCAGATTTAAGACAAAAAGTCTTCCATCTATGACCATTCTGCCTATTTCCAAAAGCCTTCCGTCCATGACCATCCTGCACCCAAAACCACAGATACGATGGATTTGAGATAGCTTTCTTTACTATTTTTAGGGATTCAGCAACCATGTTAAGGCTCCCTAGTTATACCTAACCCTTGTTTCTTTTCCTGATGTCTAAAGTCAACCACCCCAGTCTAAGATGATTTGCAGAGGTTATGATCATGTCCCTCCCATCTGGCCAAATCACaaacaaatgtttaaaaattaattattaaatgaaaaattaatcaaTAGAGTCTTACATAGCATGTATGAGCTCCACCGGGTTTAAAATCTCCAGCACATATAAAACCAGGTAAGATGATCAACTGTGATTGATTTAAACAGGTCTCAAAAGAGATGCTGGTCAGTTTCGTTTTGAGAAGAATCTTCGATGCTGGCCCATTTACTGAAAAATAAATCCAAGAACAGTTAAtaaaatgtctgaaataaaatgaaatcccTCCCCTTTTATAGAACCAGAAGTCTTTCAATAGAATGTACCCTTGAACAAGGTTTGTTGTAGTATATCACTACACATCCATAACAAAACCCCTATCAGGGCAATCCTAGTTAAGGTGGGTTCAAATACAGCAATAACTTTCTGCAGTTGATAGTTTCACAAGGCTTTTATTACAAACAGGGTGCCTCGGCCAAATTTCATGATTTTCTATGTCTCCTTTTTGTCAAGagcagcttgatgtattggtgaacagtgaatggctgtagttgagaaaaagttagctgacatagaagactggaagccatctgaatattggaaaaggtTATCATTGATGATTGATGCAGGGCATCAAAAGACCAACATTGTGGCTGCTGCTCAATGCTTTGTAATGGCTGTAAAATGTGACAGGGCAGCTGCAATGGAGACTATGGGGCCATGGCTGGGAGGAAGGGATACATTGGGCATTCTGACTGCAATGATACATCCCCACATCCTTGGACAGGGCCTTAAACAAAGCTGCTGAAGATTGTGGTTGATCCTTGGTTGGACAGGGTTGCTGCTTGAAGGTCATCTAAATACCAGCAGGATTCAGCTCCCTGCCATTCCTCCAGCAAGAATCAGAAATGGTTCTCAGAGAATTCCTATGTGTCCACCTACCCCAATTTTTGACCTCCTCATTCCCCACTTGTAATCCCATAGATTACTGTGTGGGGCACAGTTCAGAAAGGCGCTAACCACTTTATTTGCAAAACCAAGTCTGAGCTGATAGCAAAACTCAAGGTGTTCAAAGGTCTTCCCAGAGACACAATTAAGAATGCATGTGCTAGGTTCTGGGGTCATCATGAGGAGGTGGTGGAAGCTTATGTCAACTACGCTGAGTAAATGGTAATCCCTCAGCCATAATCCAGttgatattttttggtttttaaaatacttttatttttgcatgggatattgttttatttttcctttaatgcaaactgtcaaatttaagcCAAACACCCTGTATTTTTATCAGCTGGACGCTATTcccaatataaatgaatattttattcattgtttccCATATGTCAGAGGAGACAAATCTCATCTAAGTCTGCGGCTGGTTGTGAGTACACAACATTGATGAGACCCAATGAGGCTGAAATGTAGCTGGTGTTCACAATTTTTCTCTctccaaaatatatattgtgtctttAAACCTAGACAGCCATAAGACATATTGCCTGTGGAGGAATACCACCATAAGATGCCTTTCAATGATGCTTTTatgttaagtattatatatataaatacctatcacgtgtgtgtgtgtgtgtgtatacttatatagttacatacattttGTTCTTCCCCAACCAATGGTCTCACACGTCCTGTTGTCAAATGTTGCATTTTTCTCGGCAATTTTTGCTGCTTTGACACATTTTGTGAAGTTTATCGGCTGGTGCAGGATGACAATGGCAATGTCATTAACTATAAAAGAAACAATGACATTAGATTAATTATTAATAACCTTTTGGAggtgtttttcatttttattctgtatAAGGATAATGTTCTGTGGTGAAGGAAATAACCCcagtgtattcatcatcatcatcatcgtttagcgtccgttttccatgctagcatgggttggacggttcaactggggtctgtgaagccagaaggcttcatcaggcccagtcagatctggcagagtttctacaacaacaacaacaataattttcctATTCAAACAGATAAGAAACTAGAAAATAATAACCAAGACATAAGAATAAAGGATAAGGAAAAGCAAAGCTGCTTTCTAATTGATCCAACATGTTCATTTGATTCTAGGATTGTGAAAAAAAGgatgagaaattaaaaaaataccccAAGCCTTGAAATTTTAGATTGCAAGAATATGGAGTATATAAACTGTGAAGGTTGTGATAATTGGTGCTGCATTGGGAACTGTGAGCAAAGATATAgagaaatggttgaaggagatttgaATAGAATGACCTGTAGAGCTTCTGAAGAAAGTTTGCCTCTTGgggacaggaaagattatcaggaagGCTTTTGAGCACCTGACAGACTATTGAAAGATTGTGGATCCCTAAGGTTACTGGTTGTAACATGCTACCTACAAATATTCTACCGGAAATAAGAAcaaacctgagtcaaatcaacaattataataattaagcAAAATGGCAtagaagaacaattaaaaacaatggtataaaagaaaagacaatgaAAGGAAAGCTGCAGTGAGTGAGAAAAAATATTGGATCCAAAGATGGATGCCAGAAATAGAATTTTGACAATAAACTGACaactggaatcctgaagtggagaGAGGTGGGGGCTAAAGgagttggacaggaagacaagaaagttcctAATGATGCATGGAGTCCATCATTCATGTACAGACACTGATTGCTTATACATGAAGATAGCAAATAGTGGGGGggaaggggactgataagtgtggaagactacTTGTTTATCAAACTTgggagcttaatgagataccaaTCCTAAAGGAAGGAAACCATGCTAGGGTCAGTTAAGGACAAGGGcatattgaaagcagagaaaagggaaaaaacaaaACGGTAAGTACAAAAAGGATATGAAGAAGCATATGCAACAAAGGACTTCACAAACCAATTCCATGTAGAAGTGGAATCGGTTGAAGAAAGGAGCACTGGAAAGAAAGAAGCTGAGAGTACTATGatggcagcacaagaccaaggTTTGGCCACAAGCTAGGAGGAGTGAAGATAGTACCAATTACTATTGGGTTCTTGGAGACAGCATCAGatggcatcaagaggaatataaaggatatCAGAATAGAGGGCCCAGTGGAACTTTTAAAAAAGgcttgcctccttggcatggccagaataatcaggaaagttgaaaagaacagatagcatggtacaaTAGGCTGCAGGATGTAAGCCctctatgcatgcaagactccagaagGTCCAGCAAAATCTGAGttaaaaaggataataataataataataatgatgatgataataataatgatgatgatgatgatgatgacgatgatgatgatgatgataataacagggAGTATTGAACTTCTTCAAAAATCTTTAGTTGTGTTGGTTAGTATGAATAAACAGCAAAAGCGTTGATATTTCCTTGACAGACAAGAAGAGGCTTAACCAAGGCCAACTCTATTGTATTTCATATTTGTCCCATTGATACACAGTGATAGGGTTTATTTGGGCTAACTTATAGGTTAATCAAGGTTAATTCTGAgcaaacagagagaaaattaagcaaagattattgttgctgttgtcatcttgttgttactgttgttgttgtaatgcaTAGTAAAATTTGGTTTGTCTTGACAAAACTGTATTAAGCACTTACAGATGAAAGTATTAGTTCTTGTGTAATTCTCATGAACAATGAATGACGATGTGTTTAAAGATTCAACTGTCTCTTCTTCAACCACGGAACCAATACTGATCTTGATGCTGGGGTCACCATCTTCGCTACAAAACAAAGAGCTTTCAAATGTCTGTTATCATACTTTTATATTGTTGAGTATCAGTCATGCCTGTCACATAGTGTCAATCACATCTATCAAATAGCAACAGTCACATCTATTATATTGTATCAGTAACATCAATCACACACCATATAGTACCTGACACATCTGTCTTTGGCCTTTTGATGCAGCTGTGTgttcaagaagtttgcttcacgaCCTCATAATTTCAGGCTCAATTTCATCCTAATCTCAGATCCACCAAATCATTGCGAGTgaagtttggtagatggaaactgtgtgagaGGAACCTTTCTTCACCTTAAGTGTCAGAGTCAACCTATTAATTGGTCTGGCAACTCTGACTCATCACCCTCAAATAGCTTTAATGAGTCCACTTTGTATCAATTTAAGGATAACTACCCCTCCTCTCCTGCCACCAGTTTTAGAGACCCTGAAAAAGGTTGTGGAGCAGGCTGTCCTTCCTCCTCAGTCAGGTTAAGTCATGTTAAGATAATTATCAATCACATTTGTCATAATATCAGTTGTATCTGTCATGCAGTGTCAGTCATTTGTTGTATTGTAACAGTCATGCATGTGATATGGTGTCAGTCACATCTATCATGCAGTATCATCCACATCTATCATAGTGTCATTCACATCTGTTGTAAAGTATTAGTCACAGATGTGATTCATATCTGCCATAAATCATAATTACAGATATAGGGATCAGTTCATTTGGGGCCAGCACACTGCCTTCACCTTTGGTTGCcataattcatatataaagaGATTGTAATACTTACAGACAATGAGCTGCTGTCAGGAGATGGGTGGAGTCAATAATGGTGGCAGCACACCGGCTGTTGTTTTCCCCCTCATCTGATTGATCCGTAATCATTAAATGAACAACTGAAGGGAACTCACACCGTTTGGCTGCAAAACCATTCACAATTTGTAGATTGGGGGCTGGAAATAAACACAGCTAAAGTTTTTTTTAACAGTTGGGGCAGAAGGGAAGGTTGCACGTAGAGATCTTTGTGaaggtatatgtgtacatgtggctatgggtgtataaacaacaagttgGAAATATATGCAGGAACTTACCAGTCTGTTATCTGTGGTTGCCACATTGACATTTCAATGATTCCTGATTGGTAAAGTTATTAAGGTCATGAAAGCCCCTGGCCCACCAGAAATCactactgagatgcttaaaatatgtgATGGAGTGGTatatggtctagtcacccatatagttaatgaAGCTGTCCATAGAGGAGTCATACCCGATGACAGGTagagcagcattatagtcaactgctacagagGCAAAGATGATCATAACTCAGCAAATTTagaagagagttagtttagatgagtgCTATTTGGATTTGTTCCtgggagaagcactactgatgcaatattcctggtaaggcagctacAGAAGTGCTTGGTCAACAGTAAACCATCTTGCTTGGCTTTTGtcgacttggagaaagcttttgacagggaccatgctcccttatctggtggttaatGTGGAAACTAAGGAGAGATGAGTGGTTGgcgagagctgtacaagccatataCAGGGATACTGTCATTACAGTGAAAGTCAGAAATGGGTTCAGTGTACAGGTAGGGGTTCACCAGGAGTTGGTTCTCAGCTCCCCTTTGTTCATCATAGTCGTCAAggtcataacagaggaatttaagatgaGCTGTCCCTGacagctcctctatgctgatgaccttgttcttatagatgaattactaccagaactagagaaaagGTTTCAGATGTGGAAGTAAGTCTAGAGACAAAGGTCCTTGGAGTTAATTTAGTAAAGACGAAAGACTTAGTAAGTAGAACAGACAAATCACAGATCCCTTAAGGGAGATGACCTTGCTTAATATGTAGAAACTCTATgaggtgtacccagtgcaagctatgaacacatatgaggtgcagcagtatcaaaggaaagttaacagagaaagtagtctttgtgtgtggtagATGTGTAGGTACACTAAACACTAGGAATCTACAAAACATAGACTTCATCAAATGCCCAGGAGGGATACTtggaagtagtagatagcttctgttgcCTAGGCAACCAAGTTAACAGTGGAggaggatgctctgagagcattgctgctagaataagtatgggctgggcaaagttcagaaagcttctaccttTGTTGATAACAAAGGGTCTCttcttcagagtgaaaggcagattgatACCTGTGTaggaacagctatgctacatgggtTTTGACTTCAGAGAACAAATgaaggctcgaaagaaatgaagctagtatgctccactggatgtgcaatgccgGGTGCACATACAACAGTGTGTGTCATAAGAGAAAAACTGACTATAAAAGACACCAAATGCAATGTGCAAAAAAGAAAACTGTGTTGGTATGgtgatgtgatgcatatggatgaggacagctgcataaagaaataCCAATTTCTAATTGCGGAAGGAACCAGTGGAAGAGATAGagccagaaagacatgggatgaggtggtgaagcatgatcttcggtTGTTGAGTCTCAAGGAGACAATGACATATGGCTGAGACTTTTGTcaatttgttgtgcttgagaagacatgtcaagcttaGAGAAATGATGGTTGCGGCTGGTGccactgtagagtggttggcatcaggaagggcatcccgctgAAGAAAACAAGCCAAAACAAAACGGGAGCCTGGTACAGCTGTCTGGCTTACcaggttcctgtcaaaccatctaacccatgtcagcatggaaaaggaatgctacatgatgataatgatatatgtgtgtgtgtgtgcatacatacatgtatgtacatgtgtgtgcatatatgcatacacacatctatacatatatatattcattgttttgagagaatatagtttgttttttaatGGTATCACAAAGTAGGATAaaaaccacaaccaccaaaaaGGTTCACCATAAAACAGTTTGGGTTTATAAATCTATTTACTCCCCcacctttaatttttttccatattttacaTTTACTTTTTTCGAATAAATTTCACAttacaattatttcatttaacaaaattgGTACCgtttttatttccctttttgcTGATGTTGCAGAAATTTGtactgagagagagggggagagagagagagagagagagggtgagagggagagagagagagagagatatgaaccAGTTTTATGTTGAGTCATCCACTTCTGATGATTCCGCCCCCTTCAGTGGTGGTGAGTCAAGGTTGGAAGTATTTGAGGCTCCACCTAAGTGAGATAACATTATAAAAAGGTGCAAATGTAATAAGAAGATATTGTAGATGTAAAAGATTTACCTGTGGAGACATCAATGATGAGCAGAGAAGCTGCGAAGAGGAATAACACCTTTAACATATCAGAGGAGAGAAAGTGGTCAACTTAAAATTACATTAAGATGTTATCAACTGAGGTACAACCATGCGGTCAGATAcgatgctttctctctctttactagtctgtctgtctttctctcctcccccATCTCTATGTCTCTTTCTCACACCCATTCTCCTAATTTCTAAATTTGACCTGCTTTCCTCTCCCCACCTGCCACTTCAATGTAATCCAATGCCTTCCCTCTCACTCCTAATTCTCCACCCTCTCTCTAAATATAACCATCTCACTCTGGCACTTGACATGTAGATGGccaggtgtgaatgtgtgtatatatatatatatatatatatataaacacaggatatatatacatatataattgtgtttataAATGTCTACATGACAGGTATGAAAACATCCAACTCTCCTGCTCTCACCCAATGTCTAAACATTATATTTTACCAAAATTGTCAGCCTGACAAACATGGCAAGTTGACACCAAAGCCTGTGTGTGTGCAACGGGTGCCTGTAGCTGGGAAGTCCTTTTTCTGGGGTCTAGCTCAATTGATGTGCCACCCAGAGCCATTACAGTTCTGGGGGAATTCTAGAGCACTGATGTTCTGGGGAGGAAGGACTGGCAAAAAGAGAAATAGTGTTTGTACAAAACCTACCATAGATAAGGAATTTAGTAGAGAGGAATCAGACCTACCAGTTCCCAGAAGCAGAGACAACTGTAGAAAGAGGAGACTGAATGTCTGTGGGGTCAGATGTTGATGACTAACTTGCTGCCAGTTGGTAAAATGACCATTTTTTAATGCAATCTTGATTGTCTTTTAGTGCAGTAGCAGCTCCATCTAAGATGtgggtacattattttattgtgggTCTTTCTTAAGCTCTATAAAGAGTTATTAGTTGTTAGGGGCTGAAGATTGTCTCCACTCTGAAGAAAAGGGTCCTGAAAGTCACATGTGAGTGCAATTCCCATAACAGGAATTATACTGTACTGAACATTATCTAGGGTAGCCAAGTCAGCAGTGgcggtggatgctccaagagcatagctACTAGAATAATAGGCTGGACAAAGTTCACAGAGCTTATTCTTCCACcagtttgaaaaaaaatcatgctTTTGTAAATGTCAATCCTTTTCCCCCACATTTCATCCCCTAACACCCATCACTTCTCTATCCTCCACCACCTTCCTCTGTCTCCTCTTTCCATCCTTAATATCTTGCTTATCTGCTCTCACCTCACACATTTACTGCAATCCCTTTCCCTCAGGCCTCTCCCATATTTTACTCTATCACTTGCCACAGTCACTTCTATTGACCATTCACCCAGTCCAAACCTCTCTATCACCTCACTTATTCTCCGCACCCCCAATGTCCCTCAAGGGAATATCCCAACAATCCTCACCACCCATCCCAACACCAGTGAAGGAGTTTATGTCTTGCAAGggacttggtgaccctgtcagtgctggtgccacataaaaagcacccagtgtgcCATGTAAAGTgactggtgttaggaaaggcatccagctgtaggaaccattcCAAAGTAGACaatggagactggtgcagctccAGTCAAGCCGTCCAagccttgctagcatggaaaaatggatgttaaatgatgatgatgatgatgtcaaccaAGAAAAGTGTACAGAGATGATGCATCCAGCATTACCCAAGTgtcaaatatatagaaatagtttttttgtttttttttctggttaaacaaaacaactgaatatataaaaaatcgtttatatttacttatttcaaaCATAAATTCCTGATATTACCCATAATGGCAAAAAGATATTTCCAGAGTTATCCGTCATACGATGGATAACActtcagtataataataataataataatgtttgaatgtgtacattttcattttattctgctTTTGTAGATATATAAAATGAGAGAGGTGTATAAaataaacaggtaaaaaaaaacaacaacaatataattcaATCTTTATTTCACCaactaatgaaaatatattccgttttacaggtacacacacacacacacacacacacaagtatttacACACATTATGtacaaatggaaaaataattattttcccaTGCTCAGCAAAGACTGAGACTATCagatagaaaagaaatgaaagttgTCAAGTAGATTCATTCTGTAAGAGTATTAAtgttgaagagaggcaaaattagCTGAGTAGATCAGGTACTAGACTGTCAATTCATAggtttttagttcaaatccacAGGAAGACATTTCAATTGACATTGCACCTTAGTAGTAGTGGAGAAAGTCCCTTGCAATGTTTACTAGCTTCCTAGCCAAGAGATGGTTAAACAAATTAAGGAAAGAGATTAAGTACCAGCTCTATGGAACATTGCTGTTTCTAAAATGCTAAATGGATCAGTCAGCAATTGAGTTTACTGCTGAATGCTACCACACGGATCCAGATGGATCACTATTTATTCTCTATCCTCTGTAGACAGTTTCAGATGACACAACCGGGCATCAGTTAGCTA
Above is a window of Octopus sinensis linkage group LG25, ASM634580v1, whole genome shotgun sequence DNA encoding:
- the LOC115224449 gene encoding chymotrypsin-C-like, coding for MLKVLFLFAASLLIIDVSTAPNLQIVNGFAAKRCEFPSVVHLMITDQSDEGENNSRCAATIIDSTHLLTAAHCLEDGDPSIKISIGSVVEEETVESLNTSSFIVHENYTRTNTFIFNDIAIVILHQPINFTKCVKAAKIAEKNATFDNRTCETIGWGRTKLNGPASKILLKTKLTSISFETCLNQSQLIILPGFICAGDFKPGGAHTCYGDSGGPLYCPDANGDMVLAGITSFGVDCYSDINVFSSIAFHSDWIMEHMN